From the Octopus bimaculoides isolate UCB-OBI-ISO-001 chromosome 27, ASM119413v2, whole genome shotgun sequence genome, the window attgtcttatttcgataatttcaaccaatcactgacgtccactcagccgatatacattaagtgccgactacataaacaaacgattcttcgttttatttgcttttttcattttaaatttgctttaaccctaNNNNNNNNNNNNNNNNNNNNNNNNNNNNNNNNNNNNNNNNNNNNNNNNNNNNNNNNNNNNNNNNNNNNNNNNNNNNNNNNNNNNNNNNNNNNNNNNNNNNNNNNNNNNNNNNNNNNNNNNNNNNNNNNNNNNNNNNNNNNNNNNNNNNNNNNNNNNNNNNNNNNNNNNNNNNNNNNNNNNNNNNNNNNNNNNNNNNNNNNNNNNNNNNNNNNNNNNNNNNNNNNNNNNNNNNNNNNNNNNNNNNNNNNNNNNNNNNNNNNNNNNNNNNNNNNNNNNNNNNNNNNNNNNNNNNNNNNNNNNNNNNNNNNNNNNNNNNNNNNNNNNNNNNNNNNNNNNNNNNNNNNNNNNNNNNNNNNNNNNNNNNNNNNNNNNNNNNNNNNNNNNNNNNNNNNNNNNNNNNNNNNNNNNNNNNNNNNNNNNNNNNNNNNNNNNNNNNNNNNNNNNNNNNNNNNNNNNNNNNNNNNNNNNNNNNNNNNNNNNNNNNNNNNNNNNNNNNNNNNNNNNNNNNNNNNNNNNNNNNNNNNNNNNNNNNtcatcctatggttgcagaactttttccagagggaaacacaatctttcaggatgataatgcaccaattaaCACAGCTatagttgttactgaatggcacgaggaaaaTTCTATTGAAGTTGAACATCGtatctggtcaccacagtccccagatctcaatattattgaacatttatggtggattttagaaaaaacaagtaaggagtcgatatcctccaccatcattactacaagaactggagactgttttagctgaagaatggacaaaagttcctttggaaacaatttaaGCTTTatacaagtccatacctcgtagaattcaagttgtaattactgccaaaagcagtcctaccccatatttaaataaattttaaggtgtttccattattttgtccaacccctgtatgtgtttgtgagagagagagagagtgccacttagacatcattctctctctctctctcacacacgcacacatacataaatttatacaaatgtacatacaaaaacgtgtgtgcatgtgtgactgacTACAGATACATAGAACTGAACACGGCgtgcaaaaagtaaataaataaaaagaaaattacggAAATTAACAAACTGCAGATTCAAGCGAAagaatgcctgtatatatatatatatatatatattgtatttggggatggtcatattgtcacaggcactccccatacacacacatgcacttacaaaacatagacacacatagagggatacgcatccgtagacacatacaataggaatacaaaatacaaaatgactgatcgttagcaaggtgagacacacataagaaagaagaaagcaaaggaccactgatgaggtcacagaagtgtgacgaaagaactctggccgaaataggattaatgtaatgtaatgtaatataaagctgaagcaaattaacaccaagtatacagtgcgtgtgtttttattggctaaactgacaatatgaccatccccaagtacaacaacatctgtttcaacacNNNNNNNNNNNNNNNNNNNNNNNNNNNNNNNNNNNNNNNNNNNNNNNNNNNNNNNNNNNNNNNNNNNNNNNNNNNNNNNNNNNNNNNNNNNNNNNNNNNNNNNNNNNNNNNNNNNNNNNNNNNNNNNNNNNNNNNNNNNNNNNNNNNNNNNNNNNNNNNNNNNNNNNNNNNNNNNNNNNNNNNNNNNNNNNNNNNNNNNNNNNNNNNNNNNNNNNNNNNNNNNNNNNNNNNNNNNNNNNNNNNNNNNNNNNNNNNNNNNNNNNNNNNNNNNNNNNNNNNNNNNNNNNNNNNNNNNNNNNNNNNNNNNNNNNNNNNNNNNNNNNNNNNNNNNNNNNNNNNNNNNNNNNNNNNNNNNNNNNNNNNNNNNNNNNNNNNNNNNNNNNNNNNNNNNNNNNNNNNNNNNNNNNNNNNNNNNNNNNNNNNNNNNNNNNNNNNNNNNNNNNNNNNNNNNNNNNNNNNNNNNNNNNNNNNNNNNNNNNNNNNNNNNNNNNNNNNNNNNNNNNNNNNNNNNNNNNNNNNNNNNNNNNNNNNNNNNNNNNNNNNNNNNNNNNNNNNNNNNNNNNNNNNNNNNNNNNNNNNNNNNNNNNNNNNNNNNNNNNNNNNNNNNNNNNNNNNNNNNNNNNNNNNNNNNNNNNNNNNNNNNNNNNNNNNNNNNNNNNNNNNNNNNNNNNNNNNNNNNNNNNNNNNNNNNNNNNNNNNNNNNNNNNNNNNNNNNNNNNNNNNNNNNNNNNNNNNNNNNNNNNNNNNNNNNNNNNNNNNNNNNNNNNNNNNNNNNNNNNNNNNNNNNNNNNNNNNNNNNNNNNNNNNNNNNNNNNNNNNNNNNNNNNNNNNNNNNNNNNNNNNNNNNNNNNNNNNNNNNNNNNNNNNNNNNNNNNNNNNNNNNNNNNNNNNNNNNNNNNNNNNNNNNNNNNNNNNNNNNNNNNNNNNNNNNNNNNNNNNNNNNNNNNNNNNNNNNNNNNNNNNNNNNNNNNNNNNNNNNNNNNNNNNNNNNNNNNNNNNNNNNNNNNNNNNNNNNNNNNNNNNNNNNNNNNNNNNNNNNNNNNNNNNNNNNNNNNNNNNNNNNNNNNNNNNNNNNNNNNNNNNNNNNNNNNNNNNNNNNNNNNNNNNNNNNNNNNNNNNNNNNNNNNNNNNNNNNNNNNNNNNNNNNNNNNNNNNNNNNNNNNNNNNNNNNNNNNNNNNNNNNNNNNNNNNNNNNNNNNNNNNNNNNNNNNNNNNNNNNNNNNNNNNNNNNNNNNNNNNNNNNNNNNNNNNNNNNNNNNNNNNNNNNNNNNNNNNNNNNNNNNNNNNNNNNNNNNNNNNNNNNNNNNNNNNNNNNNNNNNNNNNNNNNNNNNNNNNNNNNNNNNNNNNNNNNNNNNNNNNNNNNNNNNNNNNNNNNNNNNNNNNNNNNNNNNNNNNNNNNNNNNNNNNNNNNNNNNNNNNNNNNNNNNNNNNNNNNNNNNNNNNNNNNNNNNNNNNNNNNNNNNNNNNNNNNNNNNNNNNNNNNNNNNNNNNNNNNNNNNNNNNNNNNNNNNNNNNNNNNNNNNNNNNNNNNNNNNNNNNNNNNNNNNNNNNNNNNNNNNNNNNNNNNNNNNNNNNNNNNNNNNNNNNNNNNNNNNNNNNNNNNNNNNNNNNNNNNNNNNNNNNNNNNNNNNNNNNNNNNNNNNNNNNNNNNNNNNNNNNNNNNNNNNNNNNNNNNNNNNNNNNNNNNNNNNNNNNNNNNNNNNNNNNNNNNNNNNNNNNNNNNNNNNNNNNNNNNNNNNNNNNNNNNNNNNNNNNNNNNNNNNNNNNNNNNNNNNNNNNNNNNNNNNNNNNNNNNNNNNNNNNNNNNNNNNNNNNNNNNNNNNNNNNNNNNNNNNNNNNNNNNNNNNNNNNNNNNNNNNNNNNNNNNNNNNNNNNNNNNNNNNNNNNNNNNNNNNNNNNNNNNNNNNNNNNNNNNNNNNNNNNNNNNNNNNNNNNNNNNNNNNNNNNNNNNNNNNNNNNNNNNNNNNNNNNNNNNNNNNNNNNNNNNNNNNNNNNNNNNNNNNNNNNNNNNNNNNNNNNNNNNNNNNNNNNNNNNNNNNNNNNNNNNNNNNNNNNNNNNNNNNNNNNNNNNNNNNNNNNNNNNNNNNNNNNNNNNNNNNNNNNNNNNNNNNNNNNNNNNNNNNNNNNNNNNNNNNNNNNNNNNNNNNNNNNNNNNNNNNNNNNNNNNNNNNNNNNNNNNNNNNNNNNNNNNNNNNNNNNNNNNNNNNNNNNNNNNNNNNNNNNNNNNNNNNNNNNNNNNNNNNNNNNNNNNNNNNNNNNNNNNNNNNNNNNNNNNNNNNNNNNNNNNNNNNNNNNNNNNNNNNNNNNNNNNNNNNNNNNNNNNNNNNNNNNNNNNNNNNNNNNNNNNNNNNNNNNNNNNNNNNNNNNNNNNNNNNNNNNNNNNNNNNNNNNNNNNNNNNNNNNNNNNNNNNNNNNNNNNNNNNNNNNNNNNNNNNNNNNNNNNNNNNNNNNNNNNNNNNNNNNNNNNNNNNNNNNNNNNNNNNNNNNNNNNNNNNNNNNNNNNNNNNNNNNNNNNNNNNNNNNNNNNNNNNNNNNNNNNNNNNNNNNNNNNNNNNNNNNNNNNNNNNNNNNNNNNNNNNNNNNNNNNNNNNNNNNNNNNNNNNNNNNNNNNNNNNNNNNNNNNNNNNNNNNNNNNNNNNNNNNNNNNNNNNNNNNNNNNNNNNNNNNNNNNNNNNNNNNNNNNNNNNNNNNNNNNNNNNNNNNNNNNNNNNNNNNNNNNNNNNNNNNNNNNNataaatatatagggattagcagtatcctgcttctccaacatactgagaattcagaaatagcagccttTTTTGCTCTGTGTGtaccataaatatcgctatcaatttagagaaaaatttgtagttttggaatcagtagttctttggctgctatttctgaattctcagtatgttggagaagcatgatgctgctaatccctatatatttatgattataaatggttttaccgataaggttttttcatactgagctacccggcaaaattgttaattattaattatgattataaatggttttaccgataaggttatatatatatatatacatacttcattatatatatattaaccaacaataaataaatgaatgtatataaattacttattatattaagatagaaaaatattattaaaaatatcaaaattataaacgttctataattaactttacgtttattataatataaattaacaggaatattatatgcaaaaacttggtaatattttaaatacatacttcattatacatacatatatatatatatatatatataaattaaaagctgAAATGAAAAGGCAAACGGTTTAGCAAGACTTGAAAAGGTTATTAAATTTGGCTGTATAATAAAAAGGTATTCATTGCCTCTAATGGTTGTTTGTAGAATATCCCAGCTCAGAGAGGCATTCATGACATCACCAGTTCAAGTATGTTTAAACCAGAATTTTAGTGACATACCAATTTGAGCACTCAGAGTGCTTATCTGTTAGAATCACCCCAACAGAAACAGCTAATATCTTTTgatcttttgcatatatatatatacatacacacacacgcatatatatatatatagggttatcCCGTAAATAttgtggtttttttcaattgcaagaACTAAAGGtaggagggggatgggataaattacctgcatcagcttgctataaaagcaggtagtaattttaccttgtgcatattcttagtgcaaattttgaagagtgcagttcgattttagcagttattttttcaaagctacaatgaaagtaacaaaggagcatattcggtatattttgctttgtgagttcaataaaggcaacaacacaatggaaagtgtgaggaatattaatgcagtatatggggatcggacaataaacttaagccagtgtcaatggtggttccagaaattctgagctggaaactacagcctagaagatgaggcTCATCCTGGAAggtctgtagagctcaacgaggacatCCTGCCAACCCTGGTGagacaaaatcccatcgtaacagccatgaccccaaaaaggtatgccttcaaataccttgttgttgttggcactctgttgcttacgacgtcgagggttccagttgatccgatcaacggaacagcctgctcgtgaaattaacgtgcaagtggctgagcactccacagacacgtgtacccttaacgtagttctcagggatattcagcatgacacagtgtgacaaggctggccctttgtaatacaggcacaacagaaacaggaagtaagagtgagagaaagttgtggtggaagagtacagcagggttcgccaccatcccctgctggagcctcgtggacctttaggtgttttcgctcaataaatactcacaacaccaggtctgggaatcgaaaccgcgatcctatgaccgcaagtccgctgccttaaccactgtgccattgtgcctccaccctcaaataccttacacaccctgtatatatgtgtgtgtgtttgtgtgtatataaaatataagggaGTACAGAAAAtctcctggctttaaaggtattgtgaaaggcctggatggaagcccaaccttctgagttcttttgcaaggcttagaaaaattgaaggactgctgtaataagtgtgtgaacctgagaggggaatatgttgaataaaatcataattaactgatcctcctgtattttcttttacccaaagccaggaacttttcagcacaccatTGTACACAGattgtcacatatatataaagcacactGACAAACATAAAAGAGATTTATGAAAAAGTACTTACCAATTGATTTAGAATTGTAGCCTTTAGCATGAGCACCCTCTACTGACCAGCCACGGCCTTCATAGACAGCACCGTTTCCACCAATCAGGAAGTTGTAACCAATATTCACAAAGTCTTCACACGGCAATAGTACATGCGATGGTGATGGTATAggtgaaagaaaacaacaaaaaggaaatagatgagtgaaaaaaaaaacggaatataaagaaaaacattcaaaAGTTCTCAAGAGTAGCACCCAGTTCCTGTTTTAGGGTTGATATATATAACTTCCCAATTGGGAGAGACTTTTGACTCCAAATTCTTGCTTTATAGGTTGGGATATCAGAGAGTTTTAACAACAAGACACACAATTCAGATTTAGTAACTTTCAAAACAACANNNNNNNNNNNNNNNNNNNNNNNNNNNNNNNNNNNNNNNNNNNNNNNNNNNNNNNNNNNNNNNNNNNNNNNNNNNNNNNNNNNNNNNNNNNNNNNNNNNNNNNNNNNNNNNNNNNNNNNNNNNNNNNNNNNNNNNNNNNNNNNNNNNNNNNNNNNNNNNNNNNNNNNNNNNNNNNNNNNNNNNNNNNNNNNNNNNNNNNNNNNNNNNNNNNNNNNNNNNNNNNNNNNNNNNNNNNNNNNNNNNNNNNNNNNNNNNNNNNNNNNNNNNNNNNNNNNNNNNNNNNNNNNNNNNNNNNNNNNNNNNNNNNNNNNNNNNNNNNNNNNNNNNNNNNNNNNNNNNNNNNNNNNNNNNNNNNNNNNNNNNNNNNNNNNNNNNNNNNNNNNNNNNNNNNNNNNNNNNNNNNNNNNNNNNNNNNNNNNNNNNNNNNNNNNNNNNNNNNNNNNNNNNNNNNNNNNNNNNNNNNNNNNNNNNNNNNNNNNNNNNNNNNNNNNNNNNNNNNNNNNNNNNNNNNNNNNNNNNNNNNNNNNNNNNNNNNNNNNNNNNNNNNNNNNNNNNNNNNNNNNNNNNNNNNNNNNNNNNNNNNNNNNNNNNNNNNNNNNNNNNNNNNNNNNNNNNNNNNNNNNNNNNNNNNNNNNNNNNNNNNNNNNNNNNNNNNNNNNNNNNNNNNNNNNNNNNNNNNNNNNNNNNNNNNNNNNNNNNNNNNNNNNNNNNNNNNNNNNNNNNNNNNNNNNNNNNNNNNNNNNNNNNNNNNNNNNNNNNNNNNNNNNNNNNNNNNNNNNNNNNNNNNNNNNNNNNNNNNNNNNNNNNNNNNNNNNNNNNNNNNNNNNNNNNNNNNNNNNNNNNNNNNNNNNNNNNNNNNNNNNNNNNNNNNNNNNNNNNNNNNNNNNNNNNNNNNNNNNNNNNNNNNNNNNNNNNNNNNNNNNNNNNNNNNNNNNNNNNNNNNNNNNNNNNNNNNNNNNNNNNNNNNNNNNNNNNNNNNNNNNNNNNNNNNNNNNNNNNNNNNNNNNNNNNNNNNNNNNNNNNNNNNNNNNNNNNNNNNNNNNNNNNNNNNNNNNNNNNNNNNNNNNNNNNNNNNNNNNNNNNNNNNNNNNNNNNNNNNNNNNNNNNNNNNNNNNNNNNNNNNNNNNNNNNNNNNNNNNNNNNNNNNNNNNNNNNNNNNNNNNNNNNNNNNNNNNNNNNNNNNNNNNNNNNNNNNNNNNNNNNNNNNNNNNNNNNNNNNNNNNNNNNNNNNNNNNNNNNNNNNNNNNNNNNNNNNNNNNNNNNNNNNNNNNNNNNNNNNNNNNNNNNNNNNNNNNNNNNNNNNNNNNNNNNNNNNNNNNNNNNNNNNNNNNNNNNNNNNNNNNNNNNNNNNNNNNNNNNNNNNNNNNNNNNNNNNNNNNNNNNNNNNNNNNNNNNNNNNNNNNNNNNNNNNNNNNNNNNNNNNNNNNNNNNNNNNNNNNNNNNNNNNNNNNNNNNNNNNNNNNNNNNNNNNNNNNNNNNNNNNNNNNNNNNNNNNNNNNNNNNNNNNNNNNNNNNNNNNNNNNNNNNNNNNNNNNNNNNNNNNNNNNNNNNNNNNNNNNNNNNNNNNNNNNNNNNNNNNNNNNNNNNNNNNNNNNNNNNNNNNNNNNNNNNNNNNNNNNNNNNNNNNNNNNNNNNNNNNNNNNNNNNNNNNNNNNNNNNNNNNNNNNNNNNNNNNNNNNNNNNNNNNNNNNNNNNNNNNNNNNNNNNNNNNNNNNNNNNNNNNNNNNNNNNNNNNNNNNNNNNNNNNNNNNNNNNNNNNNNNNNNNNNNNNNNNNNNNNNNNNNNNNNNNNNNNNNNNNNNNNNNNNNNNNNNNNNNNNNNNNNNNNNNNNNNNNNNNNNNNNNNNNNNNNNNNNNNNNNNNNNNNNNNNNNNNNNNNNNNNNNNNNNNNNNNNNNNNNNNNNNNNNNNNNNNNNNNNNNNNNNNNNNNNNNNNNNNNNNNNNNNNNNNNNNNNNNNNNNNNNNNNNNNNNNNNNNNNNNNNNNNNNNNNNNNNNNNNNNNNNNNNNNNNNNNNNNNNNNNNNNNNNNNNNNNNNNNNNNNNNNNNNNNNNNNNNNNNNNNNNNNNNNNNNNNNNNNNNNNNNNNNNNNNNNNNNNNNNNNNNNNNNNNNNNNNNNNNNNNNNNNNNNNNNNNNNNNNNNNNNNNNNNNNNNNNNNNNNNNNNNNNNNNNNNNNNNNNNNNNNNNNNNNNNNNNNNNNNNNNNNNNNNNNNNNNNNNNNNNNNNNNNNNNNNNNNNNNNNNNNNNNNNNNNNNatatatatatatatatatacatatatacgacgggcttctttcagtttccgtctaccaaatccactcacaaggctttggtcggcccgaggctatagtagaagacacttgctgaagttgccacgcagtgggactgagcccggaaccatgtggttggtaagcaagctacttaccacacagccaatatatatatatatatatatatataaatttccctctctctctctctcactctctgggagaggcacaagcacatacacagacatatacacatgcagcagtaacttccgcctaccaaattcaatcacaaaactTCAGTCGactcggggctatagcagaagacacttgcccaaggtggcacacggtgggactgaacccgaaaccatgtagctgggaagcaagcttcctaaccacacagctatgcccaCGCctataaaagcacttgtgccactgctacgtaaaaagcacccagtgcattctgtaaactggttggcattaggaggggcatcctaaactggttggcattaggaagggcatcctaaactggttggcattaggaagggcatccaaccatagcaACCACCGCAAAACAGacgactggagcttggtgcagttctccaagcttcccagctcctgtcaaaccatccgacccatgctagcatggaaaatggatgttaaatgatgatgatgatgaggaggaggaggataactgCAGATTTTCTTACCTCTGTTATCCATGTGATTGGTCTGGATACTCTGCACTAACTTGTCACAATCCTCAGTTGTGAAGCAGCTACCAGTAGCTGAATGATGGACAATGAGATACTCAGCAGGGACCTTCAGTTGTGTCACTGATTTCGGTTTTCTGGCTTTCCATTCAGTCCGATTCCGTATGCTTGGGCATGAAACaatatgaatgcaaataaataaataaataaaaataagaacaaaaacaaaaaagataggcatggctgtgtagtaagaagcttgcattccaactgcatggttctgtgttcagttccactgtgtggcaccttgggcaagtgtcgtctactctAGCTTTG encodes:
- the LOC106880754 gene encoding peptidoglycan-recognition protein 2 is translated as MSSETIRNRTEWKARKPKSVTQLKVPAEYLIVHHSATGSCFTTEDCDKLVQSIQTNHMDNRDFVNIGYNFLIGGNGAVYEGRGWSVEGAHAKGYNSKSIALKK